The Fluviicola sp. genome contains a region encoding:
- a CDS encoding ribonuclease HII, producing MQLLDHFDETKLEAGCDEAGRGCLAGPVVCAAVILPKGFSHDLLNDSKQISEKSRNLLRPIIEREALAFSVQFLQPDEIAELNILKASLTGMHRAAMALTIRPELLLIDGNKALLSKEIPSVPIIQGDGKYKNIAAASILAKTYRDEYMERLHEEFPHYQWHVNKGYPTKVHREAIELHGACIHHRPGFNLLGKGQLSLFME from the coding sequence ATGCAATTATTAGACCATTTCGACGAAACAAAGCTGGAAGCAGGGTGCGATGAGGCCGGAAGAGGCTGTCTGGCCGGGCCTGTGGTTTGTGCTGCCGTCATTCTTCCGAAAGGTTTTTCGCACGATTTGCTGAACGATTCTAAACAGATTTCTGAAAAAAGCAGGAATTTATTACGTCCGATCATTGAAAGAGAAGCACTTGCATTTTCCGTTCAGTTCCTGCAGCCGGATGAAATTGCCGAACTGAATATTTTGAAAGCATCCTTGACCGGAATGCATCGCGCGGCTATGGCATTGACAATTAGACCGGAATTGTTGCTCATCGATGGAAATAAAGCCCTGCTCTCGAAAGAAATTCCTTCTGTGCCGATTATTCAGGGCGACGGGAAATACAAAAACATTGCTGCAGCATCCATTCTTGCCAAAACGTATCGCGACGAATACATGGAACGTCTTCATGAAGAATTTCCGCACTACCAATGGCATGTCAATAAAGGGTATCCGACCAAAGTCCACCGGGAAGCCATTGAACTGCACGGAGCCTGTATTCACCATCGCCCCGGGTTCAATTTGCTGGGGAAAGGACAATTATCGCTGTTTATGGAGTAA
- a CDS encoding PKD domain-containing protein produces MKKITFWSYILLPLCMLLSSSVFSQGGDDDLSASFSPISLPFNALGSTVFANNDFDDIASAMDDGPDWFYYYCATSSATIWTTISFNPGGLASPVYPQLTIYNASTLDVVAIAQVAGDNSGTMGAPFDPVPGECYVFWIDNGQFTGFDYAIQITNVVPPNPPAPTQPACTNIGFDSGSTSGWQGSWGHSMKIGAAGDLTPIYTPMFFTMNSGQHDITTGGVDMMAPIDQVCPLVPGNTNSIRLGDGANGAFGGSRIEQKFQVTSSNALFTYYYAAVLQNAYIIDDLDGDGIATDTIPHLAQEQPYFQIDAQDCFGNPIACGNLLVTGGPGIPGFTQIGNSGVFWKDWTPVMLDLTPYIGSCITIRFTVGDCSQGAHYAYAYLDATCAPMTIVSPPDVCQYQTSTLTAPVGAASYSWVETSNPGTVLGTSNTLSITPTTTGTFTYQCTLTSLVGCNSTVTASVTVVPGPDISVTNPAAVCSPATVDLTAPGVTTINAGSGTLEYFSNAACTVPLANPGAVTTAGTYYIRLSSPGGCSDVEPVVVTYTQLPVQFTSDVTSGCAPLTVTFTNSSSSSANCVWTFEGGGTQVGCGSVTQQYSASGTYDVTLTVTDPSGCTGSVTHTDMITIAPQVNASFGVNTIEQPVVYPVFHFTNTSTNATSYFWEFGDGNTSMQTSPSHTYPNSPAVYHVVLHASNEAGCNDSAVVVVSVVDDVIIYVPNTFTPDGDEHNNVFFPVLNSAFDGQNYTLLIFNRWGEVLFESHDISYGWDGTYMGDLCKEGVYTWKIVVKERNKDKRREYVGHVNLLK; encoded by the coding sequence ATGAAAAAAATTACTTTTTGGAGTTATATCCTACTGCCTTTATGCATGCTCCTGAGCTCTTCGGTTTTTTCCCAGGGCGGCGATGACGATCTGTCAGCAAGTTTTTCTCCGATTTCATTGCCGTTTAATGCTTTGGGTTCAACGGTCTTCGCAAACAATGATTTCGATGATATTGCGTCCGCAATGGATGACGGCCCGGACTGGTTCTATTACTATTGTGCGACTTCAAGTGCAACTATCTGGACAACTATCAGCTTTAATCCGGGCGGTTTGGCAAGCCCGGTATACCCGCAGCTTACTATTTACAATGCATCAACCCTTGATGTAGTTGCGATTGCACAAGTGGCCGGAGATAATTCCGGAACGATGGGAGCTCCTTTTGATCCGGTTCCCGGAGAATGCTATGTTTTTTGGATCGATAACGGACAGTTCACGGGATTTGATTACGCCATTCAGATTACAAATGTAGTTCCCCCGAATCCGCCTGCCCCAACGCAACCGGCTTGTACAAATATTGGTTTTGATTCCGGATCAACTTCCGGATGGCAGGGGTCCTGGGGACATTCCATGAAAATTGGTGCGGCAGGAGATTTAACTCCAATCTATACACCGATGTTCTTCACGATGAACTCCGGTCAGCATGATATAACAACAGGAGGAGTAGACATGATGGCGCCGATTGACCAGGTGTGTCCGCTTGTTCCGGGAAATACCAACTCCATTCGTTTGGGAGACGGTGCTAACGGTGCATTCGGCGGATCACGGATTGAGCAGAAATTTCAGGTAACGTCATCCAATGCCTTGTTTACCTATTATTATGCAGCGGTATTACAAAATGCCTATATAATTGATGACCTTGATGGGGATGGAATAGCAACGGATACCATACCGCATTTAGCCCAGGAGCAGCCTTACTTCCAGATTGATGCCCAGGATTGTTTCGGTAACCCGATTGCCTGCGGTAATTTATTGGTTACGGGAGGCCCGGGAATACCAGGTTTTACCCAGATTGGTAATTCGGGTGTTTTCTGGAAAGACTGGACACCGGTTATGCTGGATTTAACGCCCTACATCGGTTCCTGTATTACTATCCGGTTTACGGTAGGTGATTGTTCGCAGGGTGCGCATTACGCTTATGCTTACCTGGATGCAACGTGTGCACCGATGACGATCGTTTCTCCGCCGGATGTTTGCCAGTACCAAACGTCAACGCTTACAGCACCGGTTGGAGCGGCAAGTTATTCGTGGGTGGAAACATCTAATCCGGGAACAGTCCTGGGAACTTCGAATACTTTGTCCATTACTCCGACTACTACGGGAACGTTTACTTATCAATGTACATTGACCTCCCTGGTAGGGTGTAATTCTACGGTAACAGCTTCTGTAACGGTGGTTCCTGGTCCGGATATTTCCGTAACAAATCCAGCCGCAGTTTGTTCTCCGGCAACCGTTGACCTGACGGCTCCCGGTGTTACTACCATCAATGCAGGTTCAGGAACACTGGAATATTTTTCGAATGCAGCTTGTACGGTTCCGCTGGCAAATCCGGGTGCAGTTACAACTGCCGGAACTTATTACATCCGGCTTTCCAGTCCGGGAGGTTGCTCCGATGTGGAACCGGTTGTCGTAACTTATACGCAATTGCCGGTCCAATTCACCAGTGACGTCACGAGCGGATGTGCTCCTCTTACCGTTACCTTCACCAATAGCAGTTCGTCTTCTGCGAATTGTGTCTGGACGTTTGAAGGTGGTGGAACGCAGGTTGGCTGCGGATCAGTTACCCAGCAATACAGTGCATCCGGAACTTATGATGTGACCCTGACGGTGACAGATCCAAGCGGATGTACCGGTTCTGTGACTCATACCGACATGATTACTATTGCTCCGCAAGTAAATGCTTCTTTTGGAGTCAATACGATTGAACAGCCTGTTGTATACCCGGTGTTCCATTTTACGAATACTTCCACCAACGCTACATCCTATTTCTGGGAGTTTGGTGACGGGAATACATCCATGCAAACAAGCCCTTCACATACCTATCCGAATTCTCCGGCAGTTTACCACGTGGTTCTGCATGCTTCGAATGAAGCGGGATGTAATGATAGTGCGGTGGTAGTGGTTTCAGTGGTAGATGATGTGATTATTTATGTACCGAATACCTTCACACCGGATGGTGATGAGCACAATAATGTTTTCTTCCCGGTGCTTAATTCCGCATTCGACGGACAAAACTATACGTTGCTGATCTTTAACCGTTGGGGAGAGGTGTTGTTCGAATCCCACGATATATCTTACGGTTGGGATGGAACGTATATGGGAGACTTGTGTAAGGAAGGGGTTTATACCTGGAAGATCGTTGTTAAAGAACGCAATAAAGACAAGCGCCGCGAATACGTGGGGCACGTAAACCTTTTGAAATAA
- a CDS encoding DoxX family protein, with translation MKRTSNIFLWIAQILIATSLLWAAYAKLFQPIDQLETMWPWTGEVSPAFVKFTGVIDLLGALGVLLPALLRFKPVLTPIAAIGIVLLMISASIFHICRGEASQIGFNIVFGAIAAFVAYGRFKLAPIPSK, from the coding sequence ATGAAAAGAACAAGTAACATTTTCCTGTGGATCGCACAAATCCTGATTGCAACGAGTTTATTATGGGCCGCTTATGCTAAATTGTTTCAGCCAATCGATCAATTGGAAACCATGTGGCCGTGGACGGGTGAAGTTTCACCTGCCTTTGTCAAATTTACGGGAGTCATTGATCTTTTGGGGGCTTTGGGAGTACTTCTGCCCGCTTTACTCCGGTTCAAACCGGTTCTGACACCCATTGCAGCAATCGGTATCGTACTATTGATGATCAGCGCAAGTATTTTCCACATCTGCCGCGGAGAAGCTTCCCAAATCGGATTCAATATTGTATTCGGAGCAATTGCAGCATTTGTAGCTTACGGCAGATTCAAACTGGCACCGATACCATCGAAATAA
- a CDS encoding DUF5723 family protein produces MKKQLRKLTFLAFSCVTTMTAFSQNYLGVHSSNYAGVMGLDVQPASFVDGRFIVDINLASANVGAWQNAKYFKTDVMPKWWLKSFKKDTMWMKPDSTLYERSIFDLYDYNKTGIKTRGVYLNYQIDVLNFAFHINPKIAIGFAAKSRMITNVDDIDPKLAKLAQEGLDFMSLWNLQLKDKLVTTNMMAWNEYGINYGQVVMDKGEHFLKVGGRVKLLQGVASAYAYTDELDYELLNKDTATTLKGNFKYGYSDNLDDELKDFNASSFFKSASKLGFGLDLGVVYEWRPKYKQFKYEMDGETDLWMRNENKYELRAGVSVLDIGGMKFTKGGKSRDFSVNTTTLDLRIFKDANSFASFDSIVDSLITNDPGWTANQGVGGSYYMNTPTALNIQLDYHIWKWFYINATGNINMIGKKNPSRVKTPNQFAITPSFDYAWFGLYVPISVNNYSGWKAGIASRLGPITVGVVDFNSLFARGKVRGTEFFVGLRLPILYTKPDDRDGDKVSDKKDECVETPGVWAFKGCPDTDGDGIKDVEDLCPEIPGLAEFQGCPDRDGDKIPDKDDACPDLAGLAAYRGCPDTDEDGIIDPNDSCPTVKGLPAFNGCPDRDGDGIQDSEDACPDLPGPLAYQGCPDTDNDGLFDNVDKCPTIYGSKENDGCPWPDTDGDGLYDKDDDCPTIPGVIENRGCPKIAKEEQEILNTAFENLEFESGKAVILASSFKSLDDLAALLIKKPEWKLQIAGHTDNKGDAKKNMTLSKNRAESVKKYLASKGVDATRLKPEWYGQTKPIATNATPEGRQKNRRVEMNVIFQ; encoded by the coding sequence ATGAAGAAACAGTTACGTAAATTAACTTTCTTAGCTTTTTCATGCGTTACTACTATGACCGCGTTTTCCCAAAACTATTTGGGCGTGCACAGCAGTAACTATGCAGGAGTTATGGGATTGGACGTGCAACCTGCCAGTTTTGTCGACGGAAGATTCATTGTCGATATCAACCTGGCGAGTGCAAATGTGGGGGCCTGGCAAAATGCCAAGTATTTTAAAACAGATGTGATGCCGAAATGGTGGCTGAAATCTTTCAAGAAAGACACCATGTGGATGAAGCCTGACAGTACGTTGTACGAACGTTCCATCTTCGATCTGTACGATTACAACAAAACCGGGATTAAAACGAGAGGTGTTTATTTGAACTATCAAATCGATGTCCTGAATTTTGCATTCCATATCAATCCGAAGATTGCTATCGGGTTTGCTGCTAAAAGCAGAATGATCACCAACGTAGATGATATCGACCCGAAACTGGCAAAATTGGCACAGGAAGGATTGGATTTCATGTCTCTTTGGAACCTGCAGCTGAAAGACAAATTGGTTACCACCAACATGATGGCATGGAACGAATATGGTATCAATTACGGTCAGGTTGTAATGGACAAAGGAGAACATTTCCTGAAAGTCGGTGGTCGTGTGAAGTTATTGCAGGGAGTTGCTTCCGCTTATGCTTACACGGATGAGTTGGATTACGAATTATTGAATAAGGATACGGCAACGACTTTAAAAGGAAACTTCAAATACGGTTATTCAGATAACCTGGATGACGAGTTGAAGGATTTCAACGCCAGCAGCTTCTTTAAATCTGCATCCAAATTAGGTTTTGGATTGGATCTGGGAGTTGTTTACGAATGGCGTCCGAAATACAAACAATTCAAATATGAAATGGATGGAGAAACAGATCTTTGGATGCGTAACGAAAACAAATACGAGTTGCGTGCCGGGGTTTCCGTTTTAGATATCGGTGGAATGAAATTTACAAAAGGCGGAAAAAGCCGCGATTTCTCTGTAAATACGACTACACTTGATCTGCGCATTTTCAAAGACGCAAACTCTTTTGCTTCTTTCGATTCTATTGTTGACAGTTTGATCACCAATGATCCAGGGTGGACAGCAAACCAGGGAGTTGGAGGATCTTATTACATGAACACTCCAACTGCATTGAATATCCAATTGGATTACCACATCTGGAAATGGTTCTACATCAACGCAACGGGTAATATCAATATGATCGGTAAAAAGAACCCTTCACGCGTAAAAACTCCGAACCAGTTCGCAATTACACCAAGCTTCGATTATGCATGGTTCGGACTATATGTTCCGATCTCCGTAAATAACTATTCGGGATGGAAAGCAGGTATTGCTTCCCGATTAGGACCTATTACGGTCGGAGTAGTCGATTTCAACTCGCTTTTTGCAAGAGGAAAAGTACGCGGAACAGAGTTCTTCGTTGGACTTCGTTTACCGATCCTTTACACGAAACCGGATGACAGAGACGGCGATAAAGTTTCCGATAAGAAAGATGAGTGTGTGGAAACTCCGGGAGTTTGGGCATTCAAAGGTTGTCCGGATACGGATGGCGACGGAATCAAGGATGTGGAGGATTTATGTCCTGAAATTCCGGGATTGGCAGAATTCCAGGGATGTCCTGACCGTGACGGTGATAAAATTCCTGATAAAGACGACGCATGTCCGGATTTGGCTGGTTTAGCAGCTTACAGAGGATGTCCTGATACGGATGAAGACGGAATCATTGATCCGAATGACAGCTGTCCTACCGTGAAAGGTTTACCGGCATTCAACGGTTGTCCTGACCGCGACGGTGACGGAATCCAGGATTCTGAAGATGCTTGTCCGGATCTTCCTGGTCCGTTGGCTTACCAGGGTTGTCCGGATACAGATAACGACGGATTGTTCGACAATGTAGATAAGTGTCCTACTATTTACGGTTCGAAAGAAAACGATGGTTGTCCTTGGCCGGATACAGATGGTGACGGATTGTACGATAAAGATGATGATTGTCCGACAATACCAGGTGTAATTGAAAACCGCGGATGTCCTAAGATTGCGAAAGAAGAACAGGAAATCCTGAACACAGCATTCGAAAACTTAGAGTTCGAATCAGGTAAGGCAGTAATCCTTGCATCTTCGTTCAAATCATTGGATGACTTAGCAGCATTGTTGATCAAGAAACCGGAGTGGAAACTTCAAATCGCTGGTCACACGGATAACAAAGGTGATGCTAAGAAAAACATGACGCTTTCCAAAAACCGTGCTGAATCAGTTAAGAAATACTTAGCTAGCAAAGGTGTGGATGCAACACGATTGAAACCGGAATGGTATGGTCAAACCAAACCGATCGCAACGAATGCAACACCTGAAGGACGTCAGAAAAACAGACGTGTAGAAATGAATGTGATTTTCCAATAG
- a CDS encoding helix-turn-helix domain-containing protein, translating to MLSTGGCPKNILSIKDALEAVEGRWKLLILFALSTGSKRFKELGREVSGITDKTLSRELKLLESNKLITREVFDTFPPTVQYTITEHGKSLEKVIEELHYWGLAHRKEVLGK from the coding sequence ATGTTGTCAACAGGAGGATGCCCGAAGAATATTTTGTCGATCAAAGATGCCCTGGAAGCAGTAGAGGGAAGGTGGAAGTTGCTGATCTTATTTGCGCTGTCGACCGGCTCGAAAAGATTTAAGGAACTGGGAAGAGAGGTTTCCGGGATTACGGATAAAACCTTGTCGCGGGAGTTAAAATTACTGGAGTCCAATAAACTGATTACGCGTGAGGTATTCGATACCTTTCCGCCAACGGTGCAGTATACCATTACCGAACATGGAAAATCCCTGGAGAAGGTAATCGAGGAATTGCATTATTGGGGCCTGGCCCACAGGAAAGAAGTTTTGGGGAAATAA